Proteins encoded within one genomic window of Salipaludibacillus agaradhaerens:
- a CDS encoding AAA family ATPase, with amino-acid sequence MVQSARLNKRGQINVVIKSENKIATEGLVQQSDPPAFKGHKEYHAIMKEFDRYVGLDMMKSFVREMYAWLYLNTIREEKGLKTSRQALHMVFKGNPGTGKTTVARLIAKLLKDMNVLEKGHLLEVERADLVGEYIGHTAQKTRELVEKAMGGILFVDEAYSLARGGEKDFGKEAIDTLVKVMEDRQHNFVLILAGYPKEMDHFLQLNPGLPSRFPMVVTFPNYTSAELLEMLHQMAKERDYHISPGAVDYIQELLMISKDYERKHFSNGRFIRNLLEKAIRMQAVRLMHQDSYNQESLLTLMKVDFTKAFQKIMIE; translated from the coding sequence TTGGTTCAGTCTGCCAGATTAAATAAAAGAGGACAAATCAATGTGGTAATTAAATCAGAGAATAAGATAGCAACTGAAGGTCTTGTACAGCAGAGTGATCCCCCTGCTTTTAAAGGCCATAAGGAATACCACGCCATTATGAAAGAGTTTGATCGTTATGTAGGGTTAGATATGATGAAATCCTTTGTTCGTGAAATGTATGCGTGGCTTTATTTAAACACGATTAGAGAAGAGAAAGGATTAAAGACGAGTCGCCAAGCACTCCACATGGTTTTTAAAGGGAACCCTGGTACTGGGAAAACGACGGTAGCTAGGTTAATTGCTAAGCTTCTTAAAGATATGAATGTCCTTGAAAAAGGCCATCTCCTTGAAGTGGAGCGTGCGGATCTTGTTGGGGAGTATATTGGTCATACGGCCCAAAAAACTCGGGAGTTAGTTGAAAAAGCTATGGGAGGGATATTATTTGTTGATGAAGCCTATTCCCTTGCTCGTGGCGGTGAAAAAGATTTTGGCAAAGAAGCAATTGATACACTCGTGAAAGTCATGGAAGATCGTCAGCATAATTTTGTGCTAATTCTTGCCGGTTATCCAAAAGAGATGGATCATTTTTTACAACTAAACCCAGGCTTGCCGTCCAGATTCCCAATGGTAGTGACATTTCCGAATTATACATCAGCTGAACTTTTAGAGATGTTACATCAGATGGCAAAAGAGAGAGACTATCACATTAGTCCAGGCGCTGTTGACTATATTCAAGAATTACTCATGATCTCTAAAGACTATGAACGAAAGCATTTTAGTAACGGACGTTTTATAAGAAATCTGTTGGAAAAAGCCATTCGTATGCAGGCAGTAAGATTGATGCATCAAGACAGTTATAATCAGGAAAGCTTATTAACACTTATGAAAGTAGATTTTACGAAGGCTTTTCAAAAAATAATGATAGAGTGA
- the hflX gene encoding GTPase HflX gives MKENRLNVGEESVVLAGVRLKSTNEEDFLYRMEELEALTKTAGGYVKAQLFQSLEHPHTATYLGKGKVEELKALVEEKEADLVIFNDELSPSQLRNLSTQIDSPVIDRTQLILDIFAKRARSKEGKLQVELAQLTYILPRLRGQGHILSRLGGGIGTRGPGETQLEIDQRHIRTRMDELRAQLAQIVSHRERYRERRKKNQAFQISLVGYTNAGKSTLLHKLSDTDIYVEDQLFATLDPTTKKLKLPAGIDILMTDTVGFIQKLPTTLIAAFRSTLEELKEADLILHVVDSSHDDFVNHEKTVYQLIDDMDANHIPVLTVYNKRDLITDDFIATGQGPSILISAHNKSDLDKLKLKIQSVMEEQFVPYMVYLNADEGKWLHRLQSETILVKQTFNEERELYIVEGYASSESAIYHELEKRHND, from the coding sequence GTGAAAGAAAATCGTTTAAACGTAGGAGAAGAATCTGTTGTTCTCGCTGGCGTGAGATTAAAATCTACAAATGAAGAGGATTTTCTATATCGTATGGAAGAGCTGGAAGCCTTGACAAAAACGGCAGGCGGATATGTAAAAGCTCAGCTGTTTCAAAGCTTAGAACATCCTCATACAGCTACCTATTTAGGAAAAGGGAAGGTAGAAGAACTGAAAGCACTCGTTGAAGAAAAAGAAGCTGACCTTGTTATTTTTAACGATGAGTTGTCCCCTTCTCAATTACGGAATTTATCAACACAAATTGATAGTCCTGTTATTGACCGAACACAACTTATTTTGGATATTTTTGCTAAAAGAGCTAGATCTAAAGAAGGGAAGCTTCAAGTAGAATTAGCTCAGTTAACGTATATTTTACCGAGACTAAGAGGGCAGGGGCATATATTGTCCCGCCTAGGGGGCGGGATTGGAACGAGGGGACCAGGGGAAACACAACTCGAAATAGATCAACGTCATATAAGAACACGTATGGATGAATTAAGAGCCCAATTAGCCCAAATTGTCTCTCATCGTGAACGATATCGTGAACGCAGAAAGAAAAATCAAGCATTTCAAATTTCCCTTGTAGGGTACACAAATGCGGGAAAGTCAACGTTACTTCATAAATTGTCCGATACCGATATTTATGTGGAAGATCAATTATTTGCTACGCTTGATCCTACTACGAAAAAGCTTAAGCTTCCAGCTGGAATTGATATTCTTATGACAGATACAGTGGGGTTTATTCAAAAACTTCCAACAACGCTGATCGCTGCCTTTCGTTCAACCCTTGAGGAACTAAAAGAGGCGGATTTAATTTTACATGTGGTAGACAGTTCTCATGATGATTTTGTTAATCATGAGAAAACCGTTTATCAATTAATAGATGACATGGATGCCAATCACATACCAGTTCTAACGGTATATAATAAAAGAGACCTTATTACCGATGACTTTATTGCAACTGGGCAAGGTCCTTCTATATTAATTAGTGCTCACAATAAATCAGATTTGGACAAGCTTAAACTTAAAATTCAAAGCGTGATGGAAGAACAATTCGTTCCTTATATGGTTTATTTAAATGCAGACGAAGGAAAGTGGCTTCACCGGTTGCAGAGTGAAACAATTTTAGTGAAACAAACATTTAACGAGGAACGTGAACTCTATATCGTAGAAGGTTACGCGTCCTCTGAATCAGCTATTTACCATGAATTAGAAAAACGACATAACGACTAA
- a CDS encoding methionine gamma-lyase family protein produces MTEQTLREQADKAVLALQDKFLERNKISETNQAKVLRAFRDHAVSDFHFHASTGYGYDDTGRDTLERVYAHVFGAEAALVRPQIVSGTHAISTALFGVLRPGEELLYVTGKPYDTLEEVIGVRGEAGSGSLKDFGIMYKDIPLKNGEVDLVEVEKAITNKTKVIGIQRSKGYADRPSLSVAKIREVINVVKKIKEDVIVFVDNCYGEFVETVEPPEVGADLTAGSLIKNPGGGLAKSGGYIVGGKALIDLCGNRLTAPGIGLEGGANLNTLRDMYQGFFLAPHVVNEALKGAMFTSYFLNGLGMTTEPRWDALRTDLIQSVSFPNKEAMIAFCQAIQSASPVDAHVAPQPSYMPGYEDDVIMAAGTFIQGSSIELSADGPLRPPYTAYVQGGLTFEHVKLAVTEAANVLVKRHLV; encoded by the coding sequence ATGACAGAACAAACATTAAGAGAACAAGCTGATAAAGCAGTGCTTGCTTTACAGGATAAATTTTTAGAACGTAATAAAATAAGTGAGACAAACCAAGCGAAAGTCCTTAGGGCATTTAGAGATCATGCTGTTTCAGATTTCCACTTTCACGCATCTACTGGATATGGTTATGATGATACGGGCCGTGACACATTAGAACGCGTCTATGCCCACGTGTTTGGTGCAGAAGCGGCGCTCGTACGCCCACAAATCGTGTCAGGAACACACGCCATAAGTACCGCTCTCTTCGGTGTTTTACGACCAGGGGAGGAATTGCTGTACGTGACGGGCAAACCGTATGATACGCTTGAAGAAGTGATCGGTGTAAGAGGGGAAGCTGGTTCAGGCTCATTAAAGGATTTCGGTATTATGTACAAGGACATCCCATTGAAAAATGGTGAAGTGGATTTAGTAGAAGTGGAAAAAGCCATCACTAACAAAACAAAGGTGATTGGTATTCAACGGTCGAAGGGCTATGCTGACCGCCCCTCGCTATCGGTTGCAAAAATTCGTGAAGTTATAAATGTCGTGAAAAAAATAAAAGAAGACGTAATTGTTTTTGTGGATAACTGTTACGGTGAATTTGTAGAGACAGTGGAGCCGCCAGAAGTTGGTGCTGATCTGACTGCTGGGTCTCTAATAAAAAATCCAGGGGGTGGATTGGCAAAATCAGGTGGTTACATAGTGGGGGGAAAAGCTTTAATAGACTTGTGTGGAAATAGACTGACGGCTCCTGGAATTGGATTAGAAGGTGGTGCAAACTTAAACACGTTGCGTGATATGTATCAAGGTTTCTTCCTTGCACCTCATGTTGTGAACGAAGCATTAAAAGGGGCGATGTTTACCTCGTACTTTCTAAATGGTCTTGGCATGACAACTGAGCCCCGGTGGGATGCTTTACGAACCGATCTAATTCAGTCTGTCTCTTTTCCAAATAAAGAGGCCATGATTGCATTTTGTCAGGCGATTCAAAGTGCGTCACCTGTGGATGCCCATGTAGCTCCACAGCCGAGCTATATGCCAGGCTATGAGGATGATGTGATTATGGCTGCTGGTACCTTTATACAAGGATCCAGTATTGAATTATCGGCGGATGGGCCGCTTCGTCCACCTTATACAGCTTATGTTCAAGGGGGTTTAACATTTGAGCATGTTAAGCTTGCTGTAACAGAAGCTGCAAATGTATTAGTTAAAAGACATCTCGTTTAA
- the glnA gene encoding type I glutamate--ammonia ligase: protein MSKYSREDILRMADEENVRFIRLQFTDLLGIIKNVEIPVDQLTKALDNLMMFDGSSIEGFVRIEESDMYLYPDLDTWVIFPWTPEKGKVARLICDVYSPDGTPFEGDPRGVLKKVLQEAKDLGFTDFNIGPEPEFFLFKNDERGEPTLELNDKGGYFDLAPTDLGENCRRDIVLELEDMGFEIEASHHEVAPGQHEIDFKYADAVTTCDNIQTFKLVVKTIARKHGLHATFMPKPLFGVNGSGMHANMSLFKDGENAFFDPNTDNQLSETAMQFLGGILKHADAFTAITNPTVNSYKRLVPGYEAPCYIAWSLRNRSPLVRIPSSRGLSTRIEVRSPDPAANPYLAMAAMLAAGLDGVKKKLSPPPETDRNIYAMDLEERQAEGIEALPATLKEAIDALGKNETITNSLGKHALEHFIEAKEIEWDMFRTQVHPWERDQYLQTY from the coding sequence ATGAGTAAGTATTCTAGAGAAGACATTTTACGCATGGCAGATGAAGAAAACGTAAGATTTATCCGACTGCAATTTACAGATTTACTAGGTATTATCAAAAATGTTGAAATTCCTGTTGATCAGTTAACTAAAGCGTTAGACAATTTAATGATGTTTGATGGATCTTCAATTGAAGGATTTGTCCGTATTGAAGAGTCGGATATGTATCTTTACCCTGATCTTGATACATGGGTCATCTTCCCGTGGACTCCTGAAAAAGGGAAAGTAGCACGATTAATTTGTGATGTATACAGCCCGGATGGGACACCATTTGAAGGGGACCCTCGTGGTGTGTTGAAAAAGGTTCTTCAAGAAGCGAAAGATCTTGGCTTTACGGATTTCAATATTGGACCTGAGCCAGAATTCTTCTTATTCAAAAATGATGAGCGCGGTGAACCAACACTTGAGCTGAATGATAAAGGTGGTTACTTTGACCTTGCTCCAACGGACTTAGGGGAAAACTGCCGTCGTGATATCGTATTAGAGCTAGAAGACATGGGCTTTGAAATTGAAGCATCTCACCATGAAGTAGCTCCTGGTCAGCACGAGATTGATTTTAAATATGCTGATGCTGTTACAACGTGTGACAACATTCAAACGTTTAAACTCGTAGTTAAAACTATTGCACGTAAACATGGCTTGCATGCAACGTTCATGCCAAAACCGCTGTTTGGAGTAAACGGAAGCGGGATGCATGCCAATATGTCTTTATTTAAAGACGGAGAGAATGCATTCTTCGATCCTAATACTGACAATCAGTTAAGTGAAACGGCTATGCAGTTCTTAGGTGGTATCCTTAAACATGCCGATGCCTTTACGGCGATCACTAACCCGACTGTTAACTCTTATAAGCGTTTAGTGCCTGGGTATGAGGCACCTTGCTACATTGCTTGGTCATTACGTAACCGTTCACCACTCGTGCGTATTCCATCTTCTCGCGGTTTGAGCACGCGTATTGAAGTACGTAGTCCAGACCCAGCTGCAAACCCATACTTAGCAATGGCTGCAATGCTGGCTGCTGGTCTAGATGGCGTGAAGAAAAAGCTTTCTCCGCCACCTGAAACTGATCGCAATATCTATGCAATGGACCTTGAAGAGCGCCAAGCTGAAGGTATTGAAGCGCTACCAGCTACGCTCAAAGAGGCAATTGATGCACTTGGTAAGAACGAAACAATCACGAACTCCCTCGGTAAACATGCTCTTGAGCACTTTATCGAAGCGAAGGAAATTGAGTGGGACATGTTCCGCACACAAGTTCACCCTTGGGAGCGCGACCAGTACCTACAAACCTATTAA
- a CDS encoding peptidoglycan-binding domain-containing protein, translated as MTKIFIDPGAVDGVFESKTRSAVLTFQRQNNLQVEGVGGHQTFQILFK; from the coding sequence ATGACAAAAATTTTTATTGATCCAGGAGCTGTAGATGGTGTCTTTGAATCCAAAACAAGAAGTGCTGTTCTTACTTTCCAACGACAGAACAACTTACAAGTGGAGGGGGTTGGGGGACATCAGACGTTTCAGATATTGTTTAAGTGA
- a CDS encoding T7SS effector LXG polymorphic toxin: MSMKQLDVDKVHEAIDITIQALHEKEKQIRDVEVALNNFINLEDAFRGPGGQAIRNFYATCHIPFIQFFRLFMHDYEHTLQQIKQSLDIVEPASGGFIDQAFIENDVHDGLDRVSKTTMALTDSVNDTLRSIQDIISIPLIDDSDVQQAIHVAKRESNAVVDKVLQFDHSGTASLQSIKESLRTLSKYVMEMHGAMDSGHLSVKGFSVDQLQHLPSHGTLTDVLENRASQVAELTGSYPKQRLNVLDRTSLDALARIRKIRKMQEHREKLKKIYTDVTKNGPGALQKGKQYLKDFGMISSRILLSNATIKEEKNWLDKTALNTFISFKTFTTGTVDFFKDNPAEGISMGADFTPVVSNLKAGYETVWGVDPITGRELETWERVLAGASVIGGPLLKGAKRGGKLVNNADNVSDVTRQSDNVSDVASVPKGTGNLAESMLKSNSAKSWGTLADGTNQGVKHFNNYWELYPERIPSLAKRLGVDPNDFANTVQGFENFTNSAKNVMTNYTSMRTVGDKTIYFVEGAEKAKKGVAVIVQNGKIQTMMPTSPKDFLKLQ; the protein is encoded by the coding sequence ATGAGTATGAAGCAATTAGATGTAGATAAAGTTCATGAAGCGATTGATATCACCATTCAGGCGCTGCACGAGAAAGAAAAGCAAATACGTGACGTAGAAGTGGCGCTTAACAATTTCATTAACTTAGAAGATGCGTTTAGAGGCCCAGGCGGTCAAGCTATTCGCAATTTCTATGCCACCTGCCATATCCCATTCATTCAGTTCTTTAGACTGTTCATGCATGATTACGAGCACACGCTCCAGCAGATCAAACAATCTTTAGACATAGTGGAACCGGCATCAGGTGGCTTCATTGATCAAGCCTTCATTGAAAATGATGTCCATGATGGGCTCGACCGCGTCAGTAAAACGACGATGGCATTAACAGATTCGGTGAATGATACACTAAGAAGTATTCAAGACATTATCTCTATCCCACTTATTGATGACAGCGATGTCCAACAGGCCATTCATGTGGCCAAAAGAGAATCCAACGCGGTTGTTGACAAAGTGTTGCAATTTGACCACTCGGGCACAGCCTCGTTGCAGTCTATCAAGGAGTCCTTGCGAACATTAAGTAAGTACGTAATGGAGATGCACGGGGCCATGGATAGTGGTCATCTAAGTGTTAAAGGCTTTTCAGTCGACCAATTGCAGCATTTACCGTCACATGGTACGCTGACAGACGTGTTGGAAAATCGAGCATCACAAGTGGCCGAATTAACGGGGAGCTATCCAAAGCAACGTCTCAACGTACTTGATAGGACTTCTTTAGATGCTCTCGCACGCATTAGAAAAATAAGAAAGATGCAAGAACACCGAGAAAAACTCAAAAAGATATACACTGATGTGACTAAAAATGGACCAGGTGCTCTTCAAAAGGGGAAACAATATCTTAAAGACTTTGGTATGATTTCCAGTCGCATTCTTTTGTCTAATGCCACAATTAAAGAAGAGAAAAATTGGTTGGATAAAACAGCATTGAATACTTTTATTAGTTTTAAGACTTTTACTACAGGCACAGTTGATTTCTTTAAAGATAATCCAGCAGAAGGGATATCTATGGGCGCGGATTTTACGCCTGTGGTTAGTAATTTGAAGGCAGGCTATGAAACAGTATGGGGCGTTGATCCGATCACTGGACGTGAATTAGAGACTTGGGAACGTGTATTAGCTGGCGCTTCAGTTATCGGTGGACCATTACTTAAGGGCGCCAAGCGTGGTGGTAAGTTGGTTAATAATGCCGATAACGTTTCAGATGTTACTAGACAGAGTGATAATGTTAGTGATGTTGCAAGTGTTCCTAAGGGTACGGGTAACCTTGCAGAGTCGATGCTTAAATCCAATTCTGCTAAATCATGGGGAACTCTCGCTGATGGAACTAACCAAGGTGTTAAGCACTTCAATAATTATTGGGAGTTATACCCTGAACGAATCCCCTCATTAGCTAAGCGTTTAGGTGTGGACCCTAATGACTTTGCAAATACAGTTCAAGGATTTGAGAATTTCACCAACTCTGCTAAAAATGTAATGACTAATTATACTTCAATGAGAACAGTTGGTGATAAAACTATATATTTTGTCGAAGGTGCAGAAAAAGCTAAAAAGGGTGTTGCAGTAATTGTTCAGAATGGAAAGATTCAAACAATGATGCCAACTTCACCAAAAGACTTCTTAAAACTACAATAA
- a CDS encoding SMI1/KNR4 family protein has product MIKLLLKNTLNSLKRQLNKESKLTILCEDGTTTQVQFTFNEPATEKELKKLPCDLPTEYKEFLLLHNGARLYVDLEERSSFELFSVDEILLHYSYDDDWPEGWLPIGAGFDESLVLAPNKDKRGYIFWMQTGVSFDEPEYIGNLKFDEWFNYFCVAQGAKFWEWDRGW; this is encoded by the coding sequence GTGATAAAATTGCTTCTCAAAAATACGCTTAATTCATTGAAAAGGCAACTTAATAAAGAATCTAAATTAACCATTTTATGTGAAGATGGAACAACTACTCAGGTTCAGTTTACATTTAACGAGCCAGCGACAGAAAAAGAACTGAAGAAATTACCGTGTGATCTTCCCACTGAATACAAGGAGTTTTTACTTTTACATAATGGCGCTCGATTGTATGTAGATCTAGAGGAGAGAAGTAGTTTTGAACTGTTTAGTGTCGATGAAATCCTCTTACATTATAGTTATGATGATGATTGGCCAGAAGGTTGGTTACCTATTGGCGCAGGGTTTGACGAGTCATTGGTACTAGCTCCTAACAAAGATAAACGAGGATATATTTTCTGGATGCAAACAGGTGTCTCATTCGATGAGCCCGAATATATTGGGAATTTAAAATTTGATGAGTGGTTTAATTATTTCTGTGTTGCACAAGGGGCAAAATTTTGGGAGTGGGATAGAGGTTGGTAG
- a CDS encoding TetR/AcrR family transcriptional regulator, whose product MKRAKNDVSKELIIETALRLIEQNKGLKNVNLRGIAKEIGCAHTNLYNYFNSFDEIIWETLEQILLKMIDHVEVNVVSTTNDEEKFYAALEAILEFSLMHPEWYRIVWFESIDGTPTASTAEILVRPMEGFNNLLIKASGGMLTEEKANTVANILHSYLHGEVCKMISDRSPTSCKEETCVRILSNLKQLYKLLIKEEDQ is encoded by the coding sequence GTGAAAAGGGCTAAGAATGATGTGAGTAAAGAACTAATAATTGAGACTGCATTACGGTTGATTGAGCAAAATAAAGGTTTGAAAAATGTAAATCTAAGGGGGATTGCTAAGGAGATCGGATGTGCCCATACAAATCTATACAATTATTTTAATAGTTTTGATGAAATAATTTGGGAGACACTGGAGCAAATATTACTTAAAATGATTGATCATGTAGAGGTAAATGTTGTCTCTACAACTAATGATGAAGAGAAGTTTTATGCTGCACTGGAAGCTATACTAGAATTTTCATTAATGCATCCAGAATGGTATAGGATAGTCTGGTTTGAATCAATAGATGGAACTCCAACCGCTTCAACTGCTGAAATATTAGTTAGACCTATGGAAGGGTTTAATAATTTGCTTATAAAAGCCAGTGGTGGAATGCTTACAGAAGAAAAAGCAAATACAGTTGCTAATATACTGCATAGCTACTTGCACGGTGAAGTTTGTAAAATGATTAGCGATCGTAGTCCTACAAGCTGCAAGGAAGAGACATGTGTAAGGATATTATCAAATCTCAAACAGTTGTATAAATTGCTAATAAAAGAGGAGGATCAATAA
- the bioB gene encoding biotin synthase BioB codes for MDQWIKLANKALEGESIANNEALSILECPDEDILLLMHASFQIRKRYYGKKVKLNIIVNAKSGLCPENCGYCSQSSISNAPIDTYKMVDKETLLKGAKRANDLNVGTYCIVASGRGPSNKEIDHVVTAVKEIKATYGMKICACLGLLKPEQALRLKEAGVDRYNHNINTSEKNHSNITTSHTYDDRVNTVEMVKNAGMSPCSGVIVGMKESKQDIVDMANSLKLLDADSIPVNFLHAIDGTPLEGVNELNPMYCLKVLALFRFVNPTKEIRISGGREVNLRSLQPFGLYAANAIFVGDYLTTSGQEDTEDHKMLVDLGFEVECVEEVKANIAAGK; via the coding sequence ATGGATCAATGGATAAAGCTTGCCAATAAGGCGTTAGAGGGTGAAAGTATTGCAAATAACGAGGCACTTTCTATTTTGGAATGTCCTGATGAAGATATTTTATTGCTGATGCATGCTTCCTTTCAAATTCGTAAGCGGTACTACGGCAAAAAAGTAAAGCTAAATATAATTGTGAATGCAAAATCAGGCCTCTGTCCAGAGAATTGTGGCTACTGTTCTCAGTCCTCTATTTCAAATGCGCCTATTGATACATATAAAATGGTAGATAAAGAGACTCTCCTAAAGGGAGCAAAACGTGCCAATGACTTAAATGTTGGAACATATTGTATTGTGGCAAGTGGACGTGGCCCTTCAAATAAGGAAATTGATCATGTAGTGACTGCTGTAAAAGAAATAAAAGCAACTTATGGCATGAAAATATGTGCTTGTCTTGGATTATTAAAGCCGGAACAAGCGTTACGGTTAAAGGAAGCAGGAGTTGATAGATATAATCATAATATCAATACATCGGAAAAAAATCATTCTAATATAACCACATCGCACACCTATGATGACCGAGTAAATACAGTAGAAATGGTGAAAAATGCTGGGATGTCTCCTTGTTCAGGTGTCATTGTTGGGATGAAAGAATCGAAGCAAGACATCGTGGACATGGCAAACAGCTTAAAATTGTTAGATGCAGATTCCATTCCAGTGAACTTTTTACATGCCATTGATGGTACACCTTTAGAAGGCGTAAATGAATTAAATCCAATGTATTGTTTAAAGGTATTAGCGCTTTTCCGTTTTGTTAATCCAACAAAGGAAATTCGCATTTCTGGCGGAAGGGAAGTAAATCTCCGCTCTTTACAACCTTTTGGACTATATGCAGCAAACGCTATTTTTGTTGGAGATTACTTAACCACGTCAGGTCAAGAAGACACTGAGGATCATAAGATGTTAGTAGACCTAGGGTTTGAGGTAGAGTGTGTGGAAGAAGTGAAAGCTAACATAGCTGCAGGAAAATAG
- a CDS encoding contact-dependent growth inhibition system immunity protein: MKIQDNYYFKKRREQDNSPLDEWYNTLINKDVNEIDVFDLCKMIRQNILIDLAVNKATEVLRTNPLEGDVYDGQLIELLYSIDYKEIKEHTNSLQKILQKVKQTIEIDDFMCEEDYNEYMDLVDNFIVKLNRL, encoded by the coding sequence ATGAAAATACAGGATAACTACTATTTTAAAAAGAGACGTGAACAAGATAATTCCCCACTAGATGAATGGTATAATACTTTAATAAATAAAGATGTTAACGAAATAGACGTATTTGATCTATGTAAAATGATTAGACAAAACATTTTAATAGACTTAGCAGTAAATAAAGCCACAGAGGTTCTTAGGACTAATCCTCTAGAAGGTGACGTTTATGATGGACAATTAATAGAATTACTTTACTCTATTGATTATAAGGAAATAAAAGAGCATACCAATTCACTGCAAAAAATATTGCAAAAAGTAAAACAAACTATAGAAATTGACGATTTCATGTGTGAAGAAGACTATAATGAATATATGGATTTAGTAGACAATTTTATAGTGAAATTAAATCGCTTGTAA